Proteins encoded within one genomic window of Halodesulfurarchaeum formicicum:
- the lysA gene encoding diaminopimelate decarboxylase, producing MTGPTVRRLDDWDRDPLQEIAETHGTPAYVIDLDRVRENLDRLQTAFPDARLLYAVKANAGRAVLQTLADAGVGAECASIGEVSRALEAGFDPADVQYTPVNAPARDLDGLLIDGGGTITITVDAMDTIDRLAERGFTGDIAIRIHPGTGAGHSDAVATGADAKFGIPVDRVPEAVAAATERGFDVVGLHAHAGSGILNDGLAAHQEVIETIASVATDLDTDLEFVDVGGGFGVPYRPDEEPLDLDAIATATREALSEVDAELRIEPGRYLVADAGVLLARVNTVKPAGDGVLAGVDAGMTDLLRPALYDAYHPIRSLSEDRAGERETVSVVGPICESTDVLARDRRLPKPERGELYALGFTGAYGIEMASQYNSRPRAPVIAMEDGATELVRRRETVEDVIDSEVDR from the coding sequence ATGACCGGACCGACCGTTCGCCGACTTGACGACTGGGACCGAGACCCGCTGCAGGAGATCGCCGAAACCCACGGGACCCCAGCTTACGTCATCGACCTGGACCGGGTCCGGGAGAACCTGGACCGGTTGCAGACGGCGTTTCCGGACGCCAGACTGCTGTACGCTGTCAAGGCCAATGCCGGCCGGGCAGTTCTGCAGACACTTGCAGACGCTGGTGTCGGCGCCGAGTGTGCCTCCATCGGGGAGGTGAGCCGGGCGCTTGAAGCCGGCTTCGACCCCGCCGACGTGCAGTACACCCCGGTCAACGCGCCAGCCCGAGACCTCGATGGCCTCCTGATCGATGGCGGCGGGACGATCACCATCACCGTCGACGCGATGGACACCATCGACCGCCTCGCCGAGCGTGGCTTTACCGGGGACATCGCGATCCGAATCCACCCAGGGACAGGTGCTGGCCACAGCGACGCAGTCGCGACCGGCGCGGACGCCAAGTTCGGGATCCCGGTCGATCGGGTCCCGGAGGCGGTTGCGGCCGCGACCGAGCGAGGATTCGATGTGGTCGGCCTGCACGCCCACGCCGGGAGCGGCATCTTGAACGACGGACTGGCGGCCCACCAAGAGGTCATCGAGACGATCGCGTCGGTCGCGACGGACCTGGACACCGACCTGGAGTTCGTCGACGTGGGCGGCGGGTTCGGCGTTCCGTATCGGCCCGACGAAGAACCGCTCGACCTGGACGCGATCGCGACCGCAACCCGAGAAGCTCTCTCGGAAGTCGACGCCGAGCTCCGTATCGAACCGGGCCGCTATCTGGTCGCCGACGCCGGGGTCCTCCTGGCCCGGGTCAACACCGTCAAGCCGGCCGGCGACGGCGTCCTGGCTGGCGTCGACGCGGGCATGACCGATCTGCTCCGACCGGCCCTGTATGACGCCTACCACCCGATCAGGTCACTCAGCGAGGACCGGGCCGGAGAGAGGGAGACGGTCTCGGTCGTCGGCCCGATCTGTGAGAGTACCGACGTGCTCGCCCGGGACCGACGTCTCCCGAAGCCAGAGCGAGGTGAGCTGTACGCACTCGGCTTCACCGGCGCCTACGGCATCGAGATGGCGAGCCAGTACAACAGCCGGCCGCGAGCACCCGTGATCGCCATGGAAGACGGCGCGACCGAACTCGTCAGACGCCGGGAAACTGTCGAGGACGTGATCGACTCGGAGGTGGACAGATGA
- the dapF gene encoding diaminopimelate epimerase produces MNVPYRQYHGTGNAFAVVEAAALETDRAAFAQSACAELGVDGILFLELDPETDPTRVGFTLYQPDGSTAEMCGNGARVAARWAHEQTGNRKFRLDTPAGDRLADVDADQTNVTVEMGEPTFEPAEIPVESEGPMIEEPFEGLTISAVNTGVPHAVAFLRSVEEVALEAMAQPIRYADEFPAGTNVTVAEYVGPNEFRQRTYERGVEGETQSCGTGAVAIAAVAVRQELAEAGTPIEVSPPGGTLTVTVPTDGPATLAGPTVFEREGTVEFEGANR; encoded by the coding sequence ATGAACGTTCCCTATCGCCAGTACCACGGGACGGGCAACGCATTCGCGGTCGTCGAAGCCGCGGCTCTGGAGACCGACCGGGCGGCGTTTGCGCAGTCGGCCTGTGCGGAGTTGGGGGTGGATGGGATCCTCTTTCTGGAACTCGATCCCGAAACCGATCCCACCCGGGTCGGCTTCACACTCTACCAGCCGGACGGCAGCACGGCCGAGATGTGTGGCAACGGAGCCAGGGTGGCCGCCCGGTGGGCCCACGAACAGACTGGAAATCGAAAGTTTCGCCTCGACACCCCGGCCGGGGACCGACTCGCGGACGTTGATGCGGACCAGACCAACGTGACCGTCGAGATGGGCGAACCGACCTTCGAGCCGGCCGAAATCCCCGTGGAATCGGAGGGACCGATGATCGAGGAGCCCTTCGAGGGGCTGACGATCTCGGCTGTCAACACGGGTGTGCCCCACGCGGTGGCGTTCCTCCGGTCGGTCGAGGAGGTTGCCCTGGAGGCCATGGCCCAGCCGATCCGCTACGCGGATGAATTTCCGGCGGGCACGAACGTCACGGTTGCCGAGTACGTCGGGCCCAACGAGTTCAGACAGCGCACCTACGAGCGGGGCGTCGAGGGTGAGACCCAGTCCTGTGGGACCGGCGCAGTCGCGATCGCCGCCGTCGCCGTCAGACAGGAACTGGCCGAGGCTGGAACGCCGATCGAGGTGTCGCCACCGGGCGGCACGCTGACGGTGACCGTCCCGACAGACGGGCCAGCCACGCTTGCGGGCCCAACGGTCTTCGAGCGCGAGGGAACGGTCGAGTTCGAGGGGGCGAACCGATGA
- a CDS encoding M20/M25/M40 family metallo-hydrolase: MSFDPIKFLETAVETPSTESVTAMRELVRETLEANGETVRIDDAGNLLAEKGSEEPRIVLNTHLDTVPPHHPLERTETEIRGRGSCDAKGPLAAMLAAFIRTEPETGRLTLALTPDEEQESTGAAALELDADGFIVGEPTGLDVCVAARGRFQGTVRLGGRGAHAATPESGVNAISGLKEAIAGLESYDAEHGPATHPRLGAPTLTPTLVSGGEATNRIPSEATLTIDRRSVPPERAPEFFESLQAHLRSVVPEDLTVAVEPAERETPFLEGFETDSDAAVSQALVAAGAGEPRTFGAATEAAYFAAVAPTVVFGPGVLADEQGPVAHGEREYVSIDAVRRAGTILTEGLETLLVAG; this comes from the coding sequence ATGAGCTTCGACCCGATCAAGTTCCTCGAAACGGCCGTCGAAACTCCCTCGACCGAGTCGGTCACGGCAATGCGGGAACTGGTCCGGGAGACTTTGGAAGCGAACGGTGAAACAGTCAGGATCGACGACGCCGGAAACCTGCTGGCCGAGAAAGGGAGCGAAGAGCCACGGATCGTTCTCAACACGCACCTGGACACCGTCCCGCCCCACCACCCGCTCGAACGGACCGAGACGGAGATCCGGGGGCGAGGGTCCTGCGACGCGAAGGGGCCACTCGCGGCGATGCTCGCGGCCTTCATTCGCACGGAGCCCGAAACGGGTCGGCTGACCCTCGCGCTCACGCCCGACGAGGAACAGGAGTCGACCGGCGCAGCGGCGCTCGAACTGGACGCAGACGGTTTCATCGTGGGCGAACCGACCGGGCTCGACGTATGTGTGGCCGCCAGGGGCCGATTTCAGGGGACGGTACGCCTGGGTGGGCGGGGCGCTCACGCAGCCACGCCCGAATCGGGCGTGAACGCCATCTCGGGACTCAAAGAGGCGATCGCGGGCCTGGAGAGCTACGACGCCGAACACGGGCCCGCGACCCATCCACGGCTCGGGGCCCCCACACTGACCCCCACGCTCGTCTCTGGGGGCGAAGCCACCAACCGGATCCCGTCGGAAGCAACTCTCACAATCGATCGACGGAGCGTGCCGCCCGAGCGGGCACCCGAGTTCTTCGAGTCGCTCCAGGCACACTTGCGCTCGGTCGTCCCCGAAGATCTCACCGTCGCGGTCGAGCCGGCCGAGCGGGAGACCCCGTTTCTGGAAGGGTTCGAGACGGATTCCGACGCGGCGGTCAGTCAGGCGCTGGTCGCTGCCGGCGCGGGCGAACCTCGAACCTTCGGAGCCGCGACCGAGGCCGCCTATTTTGCGGCGGTCGCGCCGACTGTGGTCTTTGGGCCGGGCGTGCTGGCCGACGAACAGGGGCCGGTCGCGCACGGCGAGCGGGAGTACGTCTCGATCGACGCCGTCCGGCGGGCCGGAACGATCCTCACCGAGGGACTCGAGACGCTTCTCGTGGCCGGATAA
- the purB gene encoding adenylosuccinate lyase gives MSNDRGPLWAVSPLDGRYADRTAPLVEYVSEAALQRARVTVEVEYTIALADLQATPVEIDPDLRASMRDCYRDFDESDAELIKAIETTGAKGYAATNHDVKAVEYYLREATPERVHPWLHFGLTSEDVTNLAYRMLIRDAMESVLLPRLRAIREELTEFAHAHADLPMLARTHGQPATPTTFGKEMAVYAARVGQGIAAVEAATDSLAGKLGGATGTFAAHAVAYPDVDWPAFAREFVTDLGLSYLQPTTQINPGDDLATLFDALARVNRVLIDLDQDAWQYVSRGYLGQEAAAGETGSSTMPHKVNPIDFENSEGNLSRANSDLGFLAETITTSRMQRDLSDSTVKRNMGVALAHSLLGYVKLETGLAKVVPRESVMAEDLQANPAVIGEAIQTVLRREGNPDAYELVKEATRGESVTMADFEALIEDLDVDASTKETLRSLTPESYTGIAASLARDA, from the coding sequence ATGTCAAACGATCGTGGCCCGCTCTGGGCCGTCTCGCCGCTCGACGGCCGGTACGCCGACCGTACTGCTCCGCTCGTCGAGTACGTGAGCGAAGCGGCGCTGCAGCGTGCCCGCGTGACCGTCGAGGTAGAGTACACTATCGCCCTCGCTGATCTCCAGGCGACCCCCGTCGAGATCGATCCCGACCTCCGGGCGTCGATGCGGGACTGCTATCGGGACTTTGATGAGTCGGACGCCGAGTTGATCAAGGCCATCGAGACGACCGGGGCCAAGGGGTATGCCGCGACCAACCACGACGTCAAGGCCGTCGAGTACTATCTGCGGGAGGCCACACCCGAACGGGTCCATCCCTGGTTGCACTTTGGCCTGACGAGCGAGGACGTCACCAACCTGGCCTACCGCATGCTGATCCGGGACGCCATGGAGTCGGTGTTACTGCCTCGACTGCGGGCGATTCGTGAGGAACTGACCGAGTTTGCACACGCACATGCAGATCTCCCGATGCTTGCCCGAACCCACGGCCAGCCGGCAACGCCGACGACTTTCGGCAAGGAGATGGCGGTGTACGCCGCCCGCGTGGGCCAGGGAATCGCGGCCGTCGAAGCGGCGACAGACTCGCTCGCGGGCAAACTCGGCGGGGCGACCGGGACGTTCGCGGCCCACGCCGTGGCCTACCCCGACGTCGACTGGCCGGCCTTTGCCCGCGAGTTCGTCACGGATCTGGGACTCTCCTACCTGCAGCCGACGACCCAGATCAATCCCGGCGACGACCTGGCGACGCTTTTCGACGCGCTGGCCCGTGTCAATCGGGTGCTGATCGATCTCGATCAAGATGCCTGGCAGTACGTGAGCCGGGGCTATCTGGGCCAGGAAGCCGCGGCGGGCGAGACGGGTTCCTCGACGATGCCCCACAAGGTCAACCCGATCGACTTCGAGAACAGCGAGGGCAACCTCTCGCGGGCCAACAGCGATTTGGGCTTCCTCGCGGAGACCATCACGACCTCCCGCATGCAGCGGGACCTCTCGGACTCGACGGTCAAACGGAACATGGGGGTCGCACTCGCCCATTCGCTTTTGGGCTACGTGAAACTCGAGACCGGCCTGGCGAAGGTCGTGCCCCGCGAGTCGGTCATGGCCGAGGACCTCCAGGCCAATCCGGCGGTGATCGGGGAGGCGATCCAGACGGTCCTCCGGCGCGAGGGGAATCCGGACGCCTACGAACTGGTGAAGGAAGCCACCCGTGGCGAATCCGTCACCATGGCGGACTTCGAGGCGCTCATCGAGGACCTTGACGTCGATGCCTCGACGAAAGAAACGCTCCGTTCGCTCACCCCGGAATCGTACACCGGCATCGCCGCCTCGCTCGCACGAGACGCGTAA
- the purH gene encoding bifunctional phosphoribosylaminoimidazolecarboxamide formyltransferase/IMP cyclohydrolase — MPIIAGLASNRGRNLMHIQDRQPGGTTLGVVVSNHADAPIIEKAENRGIDTAVVERSPGMARREHERRILQVLSDYDLDLVALDGYMRILSETFLEAAPPTLNVHPSLLPSFPGDNAHEQALDAGVAVSGCTVHLVTDAVAEDGSVIDEHVDAGPIITQEPVPVYPEDDPADLKRRVLYEGEFTAYPRAIAMIAAGQVTIEGDSVTVTEDGGAFPHRRFNSADRVRKLRYGENPHQDAALYADPRSEAASVVDADQRNPTGKALSYNNYNDADAALNLIREFEAPAAAVIKHTNPAGCAVGDSLSEAYEDALATDAKSAFGGIVALNRPCDEPTATAIVDSFKEAVVAPGYTDAALDVLTEKDDLRVLDVGEFDGDTLGQVEKPLVGGRLVQERDLQAPQAADLETVTDREPTEAELESLLFAWQTAKHVKSNAIVLASGTETVGIGMGQASRVDAVDLATKKAERDAEGKSAAGSVMASDAFFPFPDGVELAAEAGVEAVIQPGGSVNDEAVIEAANEHDLAMVFTGTRAFRHD; from the coding sequence ATGCCAATCATCGCCGGACTCGCGAGCAACCGCGGTCGCAATCTCATGCACATCCAGGATCGACAGCCGGGGGGCACGACCCTCGGGGTCGTCGTGTCGAACCACGCCGACGCGCCGATCATCGAAAAGGCCGAAAATCGAGGGATCGACACCGCCGTCGTCGAGCGCTCCCCGGGAATGGCTCGCCGGGAACACGAACGACGAATCTTGCAGGTGCTTTCCGACTACGACCTGGATCTCGTCGCGCTCGATGGCTACATGCGAATTCTGTCCGAGACGTTCCTCGAAGCCGCGCCGCCGACGCTCAACGTTCACCCCTCGCTGTTGCCGTCCTTCCCGGGCGATAACGCCCACGAGCAGGCCCTCGATGCTGGCGTCGCCGTCTCCGGGTGTACTGTTCACCTCGTAACCGACGCCGTCGCCGAGGATGGCTCGGTCATCGATGAGCACGTCGATGCGGGCCCGATCATCACCCAGGAGCCAGTGCCGGTCTACCCCGAGGACGACCCGGCTGATCTGAAACGCCGGGTCCTCTACGAGGGCGAGTTCACGGCCTATCCCCGGGCGATCGCGATGATCGCAGCGGGACAGGTGACAATCGAGGGAGACTCGGTCACGGTCACGGAGGACGGCGGGGCCTTTCCACATCGGCGGTTTAACTCCGCCGACCGGGTTCGCAAGTTACGGTATGGGGAGAACCCCCATCAGGACGCCGCCCTCTATGCCGATCCGCGAAGCGAGGCCGCCAGCGTGGTCGACGCCGACCAGCGAAATCCCACCGGCAAGGCACTCTCCTACAACAATTATAACGACGCCGACGCCGCCCTGAACCTGATCCGGGAGTTCGAAGCGCCGGCCGCTGCGGTCATCAAGCACACCAACCCGGCCGGGTGTGCGGTGGGCGACAGTCTCAGCGAGGCCTACGAAGACGCCCTGGCCACGGACGCCAAGAGTGCGTTCGGCGGGATCGTGGCCCTCAACCGACCCTGTGATGAGCCAACCGCGACCGCCATCGTCGACTCGTTCAAGGAGGCTGTGGTGGCACCAGGGTACACAGATGCCGCCCTCGACGTACTGACGGAAAAAGACGATCTCCGCGTGCTCGACGTCGGCGAATTCGATGGCGACACGCTGGGACAGGTCGAGAAGCCGCTGGTCGGGGGTCGGCTGGTCCAAGAGCGTGACCTCCAGGCCCCCCAGGCGGCGGATCTGGAGACGGTAACCGACCGCGAGCCAACCGAGGCCGAACTGGAGTCGTTGCTCTTTGCCTGGCAGACCGCCAAACACGTCAAGTCAAACGCCATCGTCCTGGCGTCCGGCACCGAGACGGTCGGGATCGGAATGGGACAGGCGAGTCGAGTCGACGCCGTCGACCTGGCGACCAAGAAGGCCGAACGGGATGCCGAGGGCAAGTCCGCAGCAGGGAGTGTCATGGCGAGTGACGCCTTCTTCCCCTTCCCGGACGGGGTCGAACTCGCGGCCGAAGCAGGCGTCGAGGCCGTGATCCAGCCGGGTGGCTCGGTCAACGACGAGGCCGTCATCGAAGCCGCGAACGAGCACGATCTGGCGATGGTGTTCACGGGCACCCGTGCCTTCCGGCACGATTGA
- the hemH gene encoding ferrochelatase: protein MDAGVVLLNFGEPAEPTREAVEPFLERIFLDNANLERFDSEAAARERASELANRRASGLIEEYETIGGSPLDEQAQAQKSAVEDELAARGFDPVVSLAMQYTDPLIDDVAAEMAAQDLDRVIVVPVYPLSGPSTNIAAVGDFESALAEHDADVEFRAVTGWHRHATYTRLRVENVQSFLQAQGVDLGTPGTELLFSAHGTPTSYLEAGSRYDQYVTEYADTMAALLGRESYTLGFQNHANRDIPWTEPDIEDALESIEADRVVVEPMSFLHEQSETLHELDVELREAAETQGLEFYRVPVPHDDPRLATVLGDLIEPFLADFDPAYHQLRQCQCRDEPGTYCLNAPVE from the coding sequence ATGGACGCAGGCGTCGTGTTGCTCAACTTCGGCGAACCCGCCGAACCGACCCGGGAAGCCGTCGAACCCTTCCTCGAACGTATCTTTCTGGACAACGCGAATCTGGAACGCTTCGACAGCGAGGCCGCAGCCCGCGAGCGAGCCAGCGAACTCGCCAACCGTCGGGCGAGCGGCCTCATCGAGGAGTACGAGACCATCGGTGGCTCCCCGCTCGACGAGCAGGCCCAGGCCCAGAAGTCGGCCGTCGAGGACGAACTCGCCGCCCGGGGATTCGACCCGGTGGTGTCCCTGGCGATGCAGTACACCGACCCGCTCATCGACGACGTGGCCGCCGAGATGGCTGCCCAGGACCTCGATCGCGTGATCGTCGTCCCGGTGTATCCACTCTCGGGCCCCTCGACCAACATCGCTGCCGTCGGGGACTTCGAATCGGCGCTGGCTGAGCACGACGCCGACGTGGAGTTCCGTGCCGTCACCGGCTGGCATCGGCACGCGACGTACACCCGACTCCGGGTGGAGAACGTCCAGTCGTTCCTCCAGGCCCAGGGAGTCGACCTCGGGACCCCGGGGACCGAACTCCTCTTCTCGGCCCACGGGACTCCCACCTCGTACCTGGAGGCCGGCAGCCGCTATGACCAGTACGTCACGGAGTACGCGGACACCATGGCCGCGTTGCTGGGCCGGGAGTCCTACACGCTGGGCTTCCAGAATCACGCGAACCGGGACATCCCCTGGACCGAACCGGACATCGAGGACGCCCTCGAATCGATCGAGGCCGACCGGGTCGTCGTCGAGCCGATGAGTTTCCTCCACGAGCAATCCGAGACGCTTCACGAACTCGACGTCGAACTTCGCGAGGCAGCCGAAACACAGGGGCTGGAGTTCTACCGGGTGCCAGTGCCACACGACGATCCGCGGCTCGCGACGGTCCTCGGGGACCTGATCGAACCGTTCCTCGCCGACTTCGACCCCGCCTACCACCAGCTTCGCCAGTGTCAATGCCGGGATGAGCCGGGAACCTACTGCCTGAACGCGCCCGTCGAGTAA
- the hemE gene encoding uroporphyrinogen decarboxylase → MRSHFLQAARGEETARPPVWLMRQAGRYLPEYRELRADYTFREAISTPDVATEITLQPFERFGLDAVVIYSDILVALEPLGIDYHLESGVGPVIDDPIETSEAVPHHHEPVAERLDYVGELIERVSDHVGDRAATLGFAGGPFTLASYAVAGEPAKNHIPVRGFRAAHPTAFEDLLSTFADVVREYVQFQVDHGADAIQLFDTYAGLLGPEDYRDYVLPLHQEILEAVDVPTIVFVRNMGGRLPTLAESGADVVGLDWTVDMAEARETLGEQPVQGNLDPTDLLGDPEFVRRRTESVIEAAGPEGHILNLGHGVNRSTPVESVAAFVETAKSWEW, encoded by the coding sequence ATGCGATCACACTTCTTGCAGGCGGCCCGCGGGGAGGAAACTGCTCGGCCGCCGGTCTGGCTGATGCGCCAGGCGGGCCGCTATCTCCCCGAGTACCGCGAGCTTCGGGCCGATTACACCTTCCGCGAGGCCATCTCCACCCCGGACGTGGCGACCGAGATCACGTTGCAGCCTTTCGAGCGCTTCGGCCTCGACGCCGTCGTGATCTACTCGGACATTTTGGTCGCCCTGGAGCCGCTGGGCATCGACTATCACCTCGAATCCGGCGTGGGGCCGGTCATCGACGACCCGATCGAGACGTCGGAGGCGGTCCCACACCACCACGAACCGGTCGCCGAACGGCTCGACTACGTGGGCGAGTTGATCGAGCGCGTGAGTGACCACGTCGGCGACCGGGCGGCGACTCTGGGATTTGCCGGCGGGCCCTTCACCCTCGCTTCCTATGCGGTCGCGGGCGAGCCCGCCAAAAATCACATCCCCGTGCGGGGGTTCCGTGCGGCCCATCCCACGGCCTTCGAGGACCTGCTTTCGACGTTCGCGGACGTTGTTCGGGAGTATGTCCAGTTCCAGGTCGACCATGGGGCCGACGCCATCCAGCTATTCGATACCTACGCGGGACTCCTGGGGCCCGAGGATTACCGCGACTACGTGTTGCCGCTCCATCAGGAGATCCTCGAGGCCGTCGACGTGCCAACGATCGTCTTCGTCCGGAACATGGGCGGTCGGTTGCCGACCCTGGCCGAGAGCGGCGCGGACGTGGTCGGGCTCGACTGGACGGTCGACATGGCCGAGGCCCGCGAGACCCTCGGCGAACAGCCTGTCCAGGGCAACCTCGATCCGACCGATCTGCTGGGCGACCCCGAGTTCGTCAGGCGGCGCACGGAGTCGGTCATCGAGGCCGCCGGCCCGGAGGGACACATTCTCAATCTCGGGCACGGCGTGAATCGCTCCACGCCCGTGGAGTCGGTCGCGGCCTTCGTCGAGACGGCGAAATCCTGGGAATGGTAA